TTTTTATAAATTGTCAAGGCAGAATTATAATTTAAAAATTATAGAAAAATTAAACATATTATCGCAATTAAAGTATACGGCAAAGAACCTAAAAATAAATAAAGAGGACTTATTCCATCTTCACCCAAATTTTTATTTAAAATTCCGTAGCCAATTGGATTGGGTGCATTTGCAATAACGGTTAATCCACCACCAGCCACAGCTCCAGCAACAAGTGAATATTTCATAGCATCTGATAAATTAGGAACTAAGGTACCTAAATAAGTTAAAGCTGCATTGTCTGTAACAGCAGTTAAAGCTGTAGCTCCAATAAACATTGTAACTGGCTGCAATAAATTTACTAAAGGAATAAGCCACCATTGTTGTAGAGCGCCTAAAGTAACAAGGCCGCCTAAGAAGAAACCAACAAGTAAACTTTCTCTTATTTTTAAAGAATCATGATATTCTTTTGTTACTTCAAACCAACCAATAAATAATAAAAATAATGGAATTAAAAAAGAAACATATTTATGATAAACAATACATAGTATTAGAAATACAATATTTGTAACAATTATCCAATAAGGTGTTTTTTGCTTTTCTTCATTTATAATTAGGCTTTTTTCAGTATCTTTAATTGGATTTCTAAAAATCACAGAAGTTACTAATGTGCCAATTAGAACGGCAATAATTGATTTCCAACCAAAGTTTGTAAACATAAATTGAAGATCCCATTTCCATGTATTTGCAACGATTAAAACGGGTGGTGCGGCAAAATGAGTGAGTGTGCCTCCGATAGAAATATTAACAAATAATAATCCAAGCATAGCATACTTAAATCTCATATTTTCTGTTTTCGAGAAAAAATGCTCTTGTAATAATAAAGCACATACTGTCATAGCAACGGGCTCAGTAATTAATGAACCTGATAAAGAGCCAAAAATATAAATACAACAAAAAAGAGCAATTTTTTTATGAACAAAAAATATTTTAGAAAAGAATAAGGATAAAAAATTTATTCCTCTATCAGCAAGATACATAACAGGTTTTGTTGCTGACATACACATAATAATAAAAACAAAAATAGCTTCTTTAAAATCAAGTTCATTTAAAAAACTTAATGATGCAGGCATTCCTAAATAAACAGAAATTAAAGCAATAAAAATAAAAGCCCAAAAACCAAATACGACTTCAACTTCTCCCAAAAAGTGAAGAACTTTTTCTGACATAGATCCCTTTGGACGCTTATGTGCCATAGCTATAATTCGACTGGTACAAAACGTATGCAAAACAGCGCATACAAAAATAAAAGTTGCAGAATAAATAATTACTTTATTTTGTAAAAGTTCACTCATTATTGAAATTTGTTCAGGACAACTTACTGCCATTTTTAAAACTTTCCTTGCAGTTATTTAAGGGCTTTGCCATATTCAAATCGGATGAATTAATGGAAAGGCTCCTATTTATGAAATATTCCCTTGTTTTTTTTGATGCTGACGATACCCTCTTTGACTTTAGCAAATCTCAAGAAATTGCTTTTCGAGAGTCCATTTCGCACTTTAATATAAGCTATCATACGGATAGACTTTATTACGAATATAAAAAATCAAATAAAGAACTCTGGGCAAAATTGGAACAAGGCTCCATTAACGCAGATGAATTAAGATTACTCCGTTTCAAAAACATTTTTGAAACTCATAAAATTAATCAAGATCCTAAAATCTTTGGCGACTATTATATAGAAAAGATTTCAAAAAGTACACATTTAATCCCCTATGCCTTACAAATCTGTCAGTTTATTAAATCACTAAATATAAAAATTGGAATTATAACAAATGGTTTTACCGATACTCAAAAAAACAGATTTGAGAAATCAGAGCTATTTCCCTTTTTTGATTCTATTACAATTTCCCAAGAAACAGGCTTTCGTAAACCACAACCTGAAATTTTTGAAATCGCATTAAAGAAACACTTAAACATAAAAAAAGAAGAAGTCCTTATGATAGGTGATAATTTACATGCAGATATTCTAGGAGCGAATGAATTTGGAATGGATACATGCTGGTTTCACAAAAGCGGGGGACAACCTAAAGCCGATATTCAGCCTAAATATATCATTACAGAGTTAATGCAACTTAAAAAAATTATTGCTAAAACATAATACAATTAAAAAAATTTTAATAAAATAAGTATTATTTTTATATTAAATTAAATTAGAAATCATTTTGAATAAAAATTCTCAATTTCTTCTATCATAAGTTCAGGAGCTTCATCCGCAACAAAATGACCTACTTTTTCTAAAACTTTTGTTTTTGCATTAGGAATTAATTTTTTCCAATATTCATAAGATTTTAAAGTAATTAATTTATCTGATGCTCCCCATAATAACAAAACAGGAATTTTAGAAAGTTTATTTAATTGATTCTCTATTTGCCAAACATCGTCATTTTCTTTCACAAGAGCTTGAGCAAATCCCCAAGTGCCAAACCTTTCGTCTTGATTTTTAAACTTCTCTATATATTTTTGATGTTTTTCTATCGTTAGAGGAGTATGTTTTCCCCATGCTAACTTAACAAAAAATTTTGGAGAATAATTCATTTTTAAATATAAAAATTTCATTGTTGCAGATGACATTAAAAATTTCATCCAATTAGGAAAATATTCAATTTTACTCATAGGCCATGCCCAAGAATTTATGATAACTAAACTAGATACCAAATTCATATTTTCAAGAATAAAAGGAAGAGAAATAATTCCTCCAAAATCATGAACCACAATATGAAATTTTTTTAAATTTAAATGCTGTATTAATTTTGAAAAATTCTCTTGATGATTTTGAATGGTATAATCATAATCTTTGGGCTTGTCAGACGCTCCAAACCCAATATGATCTGGAGCAATAACTCGAAATGTATTTTTAAATTTATTTATAACAGTAATAAACTCATCCGATGAGCTTGGTGTTCCATGAACAAATATTATGGGAAAACCATTTCCAATATCATGATATCTTAAAACTATACCCTTTTGTATTTCCAATTCATCCATATTATTCCTCTCCATTACAAATTAATAAATAGCAAGTTCATATTTGAGATAAATCAACTATAATCTATCTAACTTCAAAAAAAATATTTATGCCATTATTATTTATTTATTTTCAAAATATTTTTTTATAATAATTAAATTATTTAAATAATAAATAGAATATTAAATTAAAAACAATTTATTATAAAATAGAATTCTTATTTTTATAAAAATATTAATATTTATTTACTTTTTTTAAAATTTAAAATAACTACTTTTGTCATTTTTGTATTTTTAATAAATTACAAAATTATATTGTTTTAAATATT
The genomic region above belongs to Silvanigrella paludirubra and contains:
- a CDS encoding putative Na+/H+ antiporter, with the protein product MAVSCPEQISIMSELLQNKVIIYSATFIFVCAVLHTFCTSRIIAMAHKRPKGSMSEKVLHFLGEVEVVFGFWAFIFIALISVYLGMPASLSFLNELDFKEAIFVFIIMCMSATKPVMYLADRGINFLSLFFSKIFFVHKKIALFCCIYIFGSLSGSLITEPVAMTVCALLLQEHFFSKTENMRFKYAMLGLLFVNISIGGTLTHFAAPPVLIVANTWKWDLQFMFTNFGWKSIIAVLIGTLVTSVIFRNPIKDTEKSLIINEEKQKTPYWIIVTNIVFLILCIVYHKYVSFLIPLFLLFIGWFEVTKEYHDSLKIRESLLVGFFLGGLVTLGALQQWWLIPLVNLLQPVTMFIGATALTAVTDNAALTYLGTLVPNLSDAMKYSLVAGAVAGGGLTVIANAPNPIGYGILNKNLGEDGISPLYLFLGSLPYTLIAIICLIFL
- a CDS encoding YjjG family noncanonical pyrimidine nucleotidase translates to MKYSLVFFDADDTLFDFSKSQEIAFRESISHFNISYHTDRLYYEYKKSNKELWAKLEQGSINADELRLLRFKNIFETHKINQDPKIFGDYYIEKISKSTHLIPYALQICQFIKSLNIKIGIITNGFTDTQKNRFEKSELFPFFDSITISQETGFRKPQPEIFEIALKKHLNIKKEEVLMIGDNLHADILGANEFGMDTCWFHKSGGQPKADIQPKYIITELMQLKKIIAKT
- a CDS encoding alpha/beta fold hydrolase, producing MDELEIQKGIVLRYHDIGNGFPIIFVHGTPSSSDEFITVINKFKNTFRVIAPDHIGFGASDKPKDYDYTIQNHQENFSKLIQHLNLKKFHIVVHDFGGIISLPFILENMNLVSSLVIINSWAWPMSKIEYFPNWMKFLMSSATMKFLYLKMNYSPKFFVKLAWGKHTPLTIEKHQKYIEKFKNQDERFGTWGFAQALVKENDDVWQIENQLNKLSKIPVLLLWGASDKLITLKSYEYWKKLIPNAKTKVLEKVGHFVADEAPELMIEEIENFYSK